TGACGTGCTGGACCAGCGAGGCCGGTCCACGGCTGCCCAACAGAACCCGCACTACTGCGCTGTGGTCCGCAACATAGCGAAAGATGAACTGACCGACCGTCGCTGGATCGCGGCCCGGCTGCTGCCCGAGCAGAAGCTCCAATAGCTCGTTGATGACCACATCGGCTACATCGCGTAATAGCTCATCTTTATCGCGGTAATGACGGAAAAAGGTAGCGTAGCCGATATCTGCGCGCTCGGTGATATCACGAATGGTGACGGCATCGTAGCCTTTCTCGGCAATCAAGGCCAGCAGTGCCTGTGCCAGCAAGTTCTGCGTGCGCTTCACGCGCCGATCCCGGACGTGCATGGCTCGGATGTGCGCCTCCCCCAGTAAAAAGAGCTGCTCGCCGCGCCGCTATCGGCAAACGGCAGAGCTTTTCCGCTGTACCGTGCTATTATAGCACGTCCGGCTAGAAGGCGCGCGCCCGGCTCTCACCGGCGAGCCTGCCCGCCGCTCCCCTCGCCAAGATTTGATATCA
This Thermogemmatispora onikobensis DNA region includes the following protein-coding sequences:
- a CDS encoding TetR/AcrR family transcriptional regulator, translating into MHVRDRRVKRTQNLLAQALLALIAEKGYDAVTIRDITERADIGYATFFRHYRDKDELLRDVADVVINELLELLLGQQPGRDPATVGQFIFRYVADHSAVVRVLLGSRGPASLVQHVIQRGSENVLRQNKPRPDSPVPAEIAAHHLVASSIALIQWWIEHDMPYSPERMGEIYRQLIVQPTLTSAFIIDLE